Below is a genomic region from Clostridiales bacterium.
TAGTACAATTTCCGGGGAATTTTATAATATGCTTTATAAAGTCATGACAAAAGGGGCGCCTCTCGAGATTACACCAGAACAAATAAGGCAGCAAATTGCAGTTATTGAAGAAGCTCACAGGCAAAATCCCCTTTCTCTTATGTCAATTTGAAGTGAATCAATTTTACTTTTATATTTAAATTTTATAAGCCAGCGGTGTTGAAGGGTGATGGATGATTATGGATGGATTAATCCGAAATTATAGCTTAAGTGTTAAAATATTTGAAAATAGAGATCTGTTAGGTAAATCTGCAGCCGAAGATGCCGGACTGTATATAAGAAAACTCCTAAATAAACAAGAAGAAGTCAACTTAATATTTGCTGCTGCACCTTCGCAAAATGAATTTTTAAAATATTTAAAACTACAGGATGTGAACTGGAATAGGATAAACGCTTTTCATATGGATGAATATATGGGATTAGAAAAAGGCGATAGTAGATTATTTTCTTCATTTCTAAAAATGAGTATTTTTGACAAGGTACCTTTCAAGAAGGTGCACTACATAGAAAATGGGGAAGAATCGGTGGATAGTAAAATTCGCAGGTATCAGGAACTACTGTCCCAGTATCCGGTTGATATAACGTTCATGGGTATTGGGGAAAATGGTCATATAGCTTTCAATGATCCTCATGTTGCGGATTTTAATGATAGTCAGATGATTAAAGTCGTTGACCTTGATGAAAAATGCAGATTGCAGCAGGTGCATGACGGCTGCTTTAAATGCATCGATGAAGTACCGAAGTTTGCTATTACTCTTACAATTCCGGCTTTGATGAAAGCTAAAAAAGTATTTTGCATGGTACCTTCTATTACTAAAGCTGAAGCTGTTAAAAAGACAATATTTGGTGATATTTCCGAGACTTGTCCAGCTACTATAATTAGAAGGCACCGTGATTCAGTACTCTATCTTGATAAGGATTCAGGGAAATATCTTCTATAATATGTTAGCTAAGGTTATAAAAATATAATGTGTTTGCCTTGATTAAAGACAGGAACTTATAACCATAAGTGAATAAATAAAGGAAGTGAGTTTTTGTATGATAACTTTTATAAACGGTAGGATTATACTGCCCGATAGGTTATTGAACGGATTCTGTATCAGTGTTGAAGACGACACTATAAAAAAGATTTTCAGGGATACCGGTCATTACAATGGAACTGTAATAGATGTAAAGGGAAATTACATTTCCCCGGGATTTATAGATATACATGTGCATGGAGGCGGTGAAGGAGACTTCCTTGACATTGATATAGAATCGGTAAGAAATATAATCAGTACACATACAGCTCACGG
It encodes:
- a CDS encoding glucosamine-6-phosphate deaminase; protein product: MIMDGLIRNYSLSVKIFENRDLLGKSAAEDAGLYIRKLLNKQEEVNLIFAAAPSQNEFLKYLKLQDVNWNRINAFHMDEYMGLEKGDSRLFSSFLKMSIFDKVPFKKVHYIENGEESVDSKIRRYQELLSQYPVDITFMGIGENGHIAFNDPHVADFNDSQMIKVVDLDEKCRLQQVHDGCFKCIDEVPKFAITLTIPALMKAKKVFCMVPSITKAEAVKKTIFGDISETCPATIIRRHRDSVLYLDKDSGKYLL